The genomic region CGAACGTTCCAATGCAAACACTCCGCGAGTGAATCGAACCAGTCTGATATTTGATCCTGAGCGCATATTGATGGCACTGGGTACACTGATGTCGTTACGTACAGACTaaacaaaaccaataaaaatattaattattaatcgccaaaaagattatatatttatattttcaaaaatattacttttgactatattttaaattgaaatacaataatCAACTAATGCCaggtttctatattttatatatttgacgaatctttattgtacatcagtaAAAAATTACATGCGAAATGGAATTCATATCATCGTATTCTATAGGACGCTTTTGAAATGCGCCCCGTAGACAATTCTACCATCCataagcaaaacgaatcgtttctcaATTACAGTAACcggacattattaattaatgttaataattacttCCAGCAACCCAAATTAAtaactaaactaaattaaaacatgCAAATACCAAGCAAAGCGCAACACAATACATGAAAGAACAAAAATCAAAACAGAAAGCAAATGAAAAGGGGCCTATCACAATTTGGTACCTAACCAGTTCACAAACGTTACAatgatttattatgtattttatatgacaGCAGCCATTGATCgctattgtttataattatcacAAAGCTCATCTTAAGAATAACACATAAGCTTCCCCTTAATTTCAAACAATGATTCTCCACGCCAAAGGTGAATAATAACGAGGAATAATGAATTCAGCGTGGTTGTAAAACTACCCTCCATAACCCTTTCTTTACCTATCTCCTGGCCTGAGTATCAACTGAGATCGTCCGTCGAACGATATGCTCGCCAAGTTACGAGCTTCTAGACTTAGCTTTATCTGAAACAAGCTCGTAGGTTTAGGTACAAATTAACTCTAGATTTTTATGCgctaatgtcaaaaaaaaacaagagcAACGCCAAAAACGTCATTTCGAAACTATGGTCtaaaattcgaccttgaaatgTTTCTGATCGCGCTCAAAGaagtttaattttgaaaatgtgttcttatacttaaaatccataatttataatgattataatatttgtgaatAACATTGTTACTTGCCATGTTAAGAAATCGGTTCAACAACACGTCCATTGATTTTCCGTTAAAGaacaattaaatgataataacacTACTAAAACTATATGTACTAAGATGCTATATATAATCGTTTACACCGATGCTtaccatatatttatacatatacgaTGATATATAATGAGACtaaattgtaatgtattatataaataaatgctgaTAGCAAAGCGTTAGTGCTTGGTAGAAAGTTTTGGATTTCATGGTACCTATCTCCGTGTTGCAACGCTTGTCGATTGCGTCCGTCGAACGATACCCACATAGCATTACGTGCCTCGGGAGATAATGCgatctaaaattaataatatcaaactaAAGTTCCGAAGCAGTTCCGATTTATTATTTCGATCTTAAGAATGGAAATTCGTGATTGAATATTTGAACTGTTTTGGTGGCTGTACACAACGACACGAAGTGGTTGTCATTATTGTTTTGTCCATCATACTATGGATGCAGTTGATTGTGTTcagtgtaaatatattatattacaatgagTATGCGTTTCCTTTCTCAAAGATCAAATTAACTAACGTTATTTACCTTTGTCTTCAACACGATACCTACAACAGCTTCTGTAACTATtacatttatagtatattttatgataaaaaataataaaactgcgCTTATTTGAAAATGCTTCTTCGCCCCGGGTTAGACATGTCAAAACTTTTACAAGGTCTGAACGCTATGGGCCCGTCTCAGAATATAGTCCTTTAAGGAGGTGGAGGTGGTACCTTGAGCTCGACGCCGGCAGGCACGACGATAGGGCGGAAGGACAGCGAGTGCGGGCAGATGGGCGTCACCATGATGGCGGGTACGGACGGGTGGATCATGCTGGCGCCCGCCGCCACCGCGTACGCCGTGCTGCCCGTCGGCGTCGACACTATCAGGCCTGGAACGAGCTCCCTTTTACATTACTCTATCTTACATAAATATCAACATTATATCTGATTTTGTGGTTTTTGTTGCATCTGGAATattttactacttttctttGAAACTTTAACTAGACTTATGAAAATACCCGTTACGAACGTAACGGGTattatacgtaaatataaataaacttgttcatataattttaataataatataataatagcagcTACACAAAATTAAGCTTACCGTCACCCTGCACAGAGGTTATATGTTTCCCGTCTAAGAAGAGATCGATGTTCGAGAGATACGGCGAAGGCCCTCGGTCGACGACTACTTCGTTGAGAACGAGTATCGTCGTCGGCTTTTTCTTTTCCTTCCCGTCTTCAGTCGTCTTACGGAGGACGACGCATTGCAGACGCGATCTCAAGGTTAACGCTGCGTgaccttaaataaaataactaaactgCGTGACCTTCAAAAAGCAAACATACTTTCGTTTTTAATCTAAAGctactttaaatgtatttaaatatgttgctttttaaatattcatacagAAAAGGATTTTATTGGACTTGGATTGAATTTTTTGTACTTAGTactgaatatattgtttaattttaatttcatttgtaagATTATATCATGCGATTAAACTCACCTTCCAAAACATTCATTACTTGATCCTGGAAGTTATTGAACTCGAACGGTGTTAGGAAACCCAAGGAACCCAAATGGAAAGCCATCACTGGAGGAACAGATTgctgaaaaatatttagataatattataaaatgttattttaaattaaaacaaatgaaacataCATAAAAGCAAAAACATATACttccaaaatttattttataaacgcaaattaatatttaaaacatattaaatctagattcattatttaaatttaaatatattaaaaccctGTCAGTGGATATTATGTATATCGCATATTAGGATATAAAAAAGCGTGATGATTATCTTTGATGGTTAGTTACGAGGTCTACTTAGTTCTAACTCACTCACTTGAAACAAAGAACTGGCGTGCAACAAGGTTCCATCGCCACCGAGGCATATGATGAAGTCTATCTTATCCGTGAGGTCATCGGTGCCGGCCCGGAATGTCATCAGCCGCTCTCTGACTGACGAAAAGTCACCGTATTCTTTGAGTAATGTGTCATCAAGCACCGCCGCTTCGACGAACACTACCATGCTTTtgtcctaaaaaaatatacggtagaatattcattttctttttttttttttttttttaatgataaaagaaAAATCCGGTCATAAAGACAACGCTAGTTATTCTAGTTATTCTTTTACaaacaacaaattaatatatataattttttaagtttatatctacttatattaaaaatgcgaaagtaactctgcctacctgttacgctttcacggctacaccactaaaccgattctgatgaaatttagtatgaagcaagcttaaacCTCAAGGAAGTACAAAGACTTGtgctttttatacttaaatccTGTCCCGCTCCTAAAACGTGGGCGGAGCGGCGggcgaaaacaaaataaattaaattaaaataaaaaaaaatgcataatattacgtaattgtttttttgtttaaatctgACGAGttcaataaataactttgagtaaattataattaaaataaaaaaaggaaaggaaacgcgtaatgcgtttttccagcgataaaaaaaggcTCCCTCCCACCTCGAGACAAATATGGTATAAGGATCCCAAGATCCTCTATTTGTAAGTTGATAAATTTCCTTTCCACTTTTGCGCAACgcaacaataatttattgttatgctTTATAGGATCCGTCCTATAAagcatcaatcaatcaatcaatcaatcaacagccaatcgttgtccactgctgaacataggcctctcccaaggtgcgccaaagctccctgtcctccgccttccgcatccagttggtgcccgccaccttcttaaggtcgtcggtccacctggctggagggcgccctacgctgcgcttgccgattcg from Nymphalis io chromosome 11, ilAglIoxx1.1, whole genome shotgun sequence harbors:
- the LOC126771858 gene encoding NAD kinase-like isoform X6; amino-acid sequence: MKMDSKYKTKYPTTSKETDEEEETRTRSLNAPSPIQHFGPCGRIMKNSAMVMQIQDPASQRLTWYKPPLTVLVIKKVHDATILAPFVQLVHWLVHDKSMVVFVEAAVLDDTLLKEYGDFSSVRERLMTFRAGTDDLTDKIDFIICLGGDGTLLHASSLFQQSVPPVMAFHLGSLGFLTPFEFNNFQDQVMNVLEGHAALTLRSRLQCVVLRKTTEDGKEKKKPTTILVLNEVVVDRGPSPYLSNIDLFLDGKHITSVQGDGLIVSTPTGSTAYAVAAGASMIHPSVPAIMVTPICPHSLSFRPIVVPAGVELKIALSPEARNAMWVSFDGRNRQALQHGDSLYVTTSVYPVPSICAQDQISDWFDSLAECLHWNVRKKQKQIDELSDMTHSSSDTLEEIDANHHDDRPADT
- the LOC126771858 gene encoding NAD kinase-like isoform X4, whose amino-acid sequence is MLNEQDLVLARALAAESRDNSPGGSPGPLRKTPLSSVVDKLNTFRRTRSLNAPSPIQHFGPCGRIMKNSAMVMQIQDPASQRLTWYKPPLTVLVIKKVHDATILAPFVQLVHWLVHDKSMVVFVEAAVLDDTLLKEYGDFSSVRERLMTFRAGTDDLTDKIDFIICLGGDGTLLHASSLFQQSVPPVMAFHLGSLGFLTPFEFNNFQDQVMNVLEGHAALTLRSRLQCVVLRKTTEDGKEKKKPTTILVLNEVVVDRGPSPYLSNIDLFLDGKHITSVQGDGLIVSTPTGSTAYAVAAGASMIHPSVPAIMVTPICPHSLSFRPIVVPAGVELKIALSPEARNAMWVSFDGRNRQALQHGDSLYVTTSVYPVPSICAQDQISDWFDSLAECLHWNVRKKQKQIDELSDMTHSSSDTLEEIDANHHDDRPADT
- the LOC126771858 gene encoding NAD kinase-like isoform X1, with product MLSIDSLWCGSAEELSTLRSCKTAERSEYRFRRRSSKSLIPQALLHALPDTQVRSHRQRRSGTWPRTRSLNAPSPIQHFGPCGRIMKNSAMVMQIQDPASQRLTWYKPPLTVLVIKKVHDATILAPFVQLVHWLVHDKSMVVFVEAAVLDDTLLKEYGDFSSVRERLMTFRAGTDDLTDKIDFIICLGGDGTLLHASSLFQQSVPPVMAFHLGSLGFLTPFEFNNFQDQVMNVLEGHAALTLRSRLQCVVLRKTTEDGKEKKKPTTILVLNEVVVDRGPSPYLSNIDLFLDGKHITSVQGDGLIVSTPTGSTAYAVAAGASMIHPSVPAIMVTPICPHSLSFRPIVVPAGVELKIKLSLEARNLASISFDGRSQLILRPGDSLYVTTSVYPVPSICAQDQISDWFDSLAECLHWNVRKKQKQIDELSDMTHSSSDTLEEIDANHHDDRPADT
- the LOC126771858 gene encoding NAD kinase-like isoform X3, which translates into the protein MNFSLIKTFPVTATFVEVMYTILRKFIKSILSKMLRRQFSHESGKTELVRAREEYFDSRRTRSLNAPSPIQHFGPCGRIMKNSAMVMQIQDPASQRLTWYKPPLTVLVIKKVHDATILAPFVQLVHWLVHDKSMVVFVEAAVLDDTLLKEYGDFSSVRERLMTFRAGTDDLTDKIDFIICLGGDGTLLHASSLFQQSVPPVMAFHLGSLGFLTPFEFNNFQDQVMNVLEGHAALTLRSRLQCVVLRKTTEDGKEKKKPTTILVLNEVVVDRGPSPYLSNIDLFLDGKHITSVQGDGLIVSTPTGSTAYAVAAGASMIHPSVPAIMVTPICPHSLSFRPIVVPAGVELKIKLSLEARNLASISFDGRSQLILRPGDSLYVTTSVYPVPSICAQDQISDWFDSLAECLHWNVRKKQKQIDELSDMTHSSSDTLEEIDANHHDDRPADT
- the LOC126771858 gene encoding NAD kinase-like isoform X5 yields the protein MLRRQFSHESGKTELVRAREEYFDSRRTRSLNAPSPIQHFGPCGRIMKNSAMVMQIQDPASQRLTWYKPPLTVLVIKKVHDATILAPFVQLVHWLVHDKSMVVFVEAAVLDDTLLKEYGDFSSVRERLMTFRAGTDDLTDKIDFIICLGGDGTLLHASSLFQQSVPPVMAFHLGSLGFLTPFEFNNFQDQVMNVLEGHAALTLRSRLQCVVLRKTTEDGKEKKKPTTILVLNEVVVDRGPSPYLSNIDLFLDGKHITSVQGDGLIVSTPTGSTAYAVAAGASMIHPSVPAIMVTPICPHSLSFRPIVVPAGVELKIKLSLEARNLASISFDGRSQLILRPGDSLYVTTSVYPVPSICAQDQISDWFDSLAECLHWNVRKKQKQIDELSDMTHSSSDTLEEIDANHHDDRPADT
- the LOC126771858 gene encoding NAD kinase-like isoform X2 encodes the protein MLSIDSLWCGSAEELSTLRSCKTAERSEYRFRRRSSKSLIPQALLHALPDTQVRSHRQRRSGTWPRTRSLNAPSPIQHFGPCGRIMKNSAMVMQIQDPASQRLTWYKPPLTVLVIKKVHDATILAPFVQLVHWLVHDKSMVVFVEAAVLDDTLLKEYGDFSSVRERLMTFRAGTDDLTDKIDFIICLGGDGTLLHASSLFQQSVPPVMAFHLGSLGFLTPFEFNNFQDQVMNVLEGHAALTLRSRLQCVVLRKTTEDGKEKKKPTTILVLNEVVVDRGPSPYLSNIDLFLDGKHITSVQGDGLIVSTPTGSTAYAVAAGASMIHPSVPAIMVTPICPHSLSFRPIVVPAGVELKIALSPEARNAMWVSFDGRNRQALQHGDSLYVTTSVYPVPSICAQDQISDWFDSLAECLHWNVRKKQKQIDELSDMTHSSSDTLEEIDANHHDDRPADT
- the LOC126771858 gene encoding NAD kinase-like isoform X7, producing the protein MAPGRVRTRSLNAPSPIQHFGPCGRIMKNSAMVMQIQDPASQRLTWYKPPLTVLVIKKVHDATILAPFVQLVHWLVHDKSMVVFVEAAVLDDTLLKEYGDFSSVRERLMTFRAGTDDLTDKIDFIICLGGDGTLLHASSLFQQSVPPVMAFHLGSLGFLTPFEFNNFQDQVMNVLEGHAALTLRSRLQCVVLRKTTEDGKEKKKPTTILVLNEVVVDRGPSPYLSNIDLFLDGKHITSVQGDGLIVSTPTGSTAYAVAAGASMIHPSVPAIMVTPICPHSLSFRPIVVPAGVELKIKLSLEARNLASISFDGRSQLILRPGDSLYVTTSVYPVPSICAQDQISDWFDSLAECLHWNVRKKQKQIDELSDMTHSSSDTLEEIDANHHDDRPADT
- the LOC126771858 gene encoding NAD kinase-like isoform X8; amino-acid sequence: MKNSAMVMQIQDPASQRLTWYKPPLTVLVIKKVHDATILAPFVQLVHWLVHDKSMVVFVEAAVLDDTLLKEYGDFSSVRERLMTFRAGTDDLTDKIDFIICLGGDGTLLHASSLFQQSVPPVMAFHLGSLGFLTPFEFNNFQDQVMNVLEGHAALTLRSRLQCVVLRKTTEDGKEKKKPTTILVLNEVVVDRGPSPYLSNIDLFLDGKHITSVQGDGLIVSTPTGSTAYAVAAGASMIHPSVPAIMVTPICPHSLSFRPIVVPAGVELKIKLSLEARNLASISFDGRSQLILRPGDSLYVTTSVYPVPSICAQDQISDWFDSLAECLHWNVRKKQKQIDELSDMTHSSSDTLEEIDANHHDDRPADT